Part of the Sandaracinaceae bacterium genome, GCAGTCGGCACGGCAGCCATCGCCCGCCAGGACGTTGTCGTCGTCGCACTCCTCGTCGACGTCGAGCAACCCGTCACCACACTCCTCGAGCCCCAGGCAGTCGGCGCGGCAGCCGTCGCCGTCTTCGTTCCCGTCGTCGTCGCACACCTCGCCGTCGTCCAGAACACCGTTGCCGCACAGCAGGGTGCAGGTGGTGCCGTCCCCGCCGTAGCCGACGTTGCAGGTGCACGTGGGCGGCGCGCCGAGGTTGTTCGCGCATGCAGCGTTGAGGTCGCACCCGCCGTTCGCCGTGTCGCACTCGTTCACGTCGTCACAGCCCAGTCCGTCCACGTTCAGCAGGTACCCGCTCCCGCAGCTGCACGTGAACCCGCCCACGTCGTTCGTACACTGCTGCGCGCACCCACCGTTCGCCGTGTCGCACTCGTTCACGTCGTCACAGCCCAGACCGTCCACGTTCAGCGCGTACCCGCTCCCGCAGCTGCACGTGAACCCGCCCGCGTCGTTCGTACACTGCTGCGCGCACCCGCCGTTCGCCGTGTCGCACTCGTTCACGTCGTCGCAGCCCGTGGCGCCGTCGCCCGCGTAGCCGCTCGGGCACGCACCGCACAGCACGTCGTCGTCCTCCATGGTGCACGTGACGAGCGCATCACATCCCCCGTTGTCCACCTCACAGCTGGCGCTCTGGCCAGCATCCATGCCCGCGTCCATGGCGCCGAGGTCGACCCCCTGATCACCGCCGGCGTCCGCGCCACCGTCAACCTGGACGATGATGCCGCCATCGCACCCTGTCCCCAGCGTGGCGCAGGCCAGGAGCACGGCCGAGGCCAGCACGGGAATTCGGGAGAGGGGGATCGCGGGCACTGAACGCATGACACCTCGAGATGGGTTGGGGGAGCGGGAGCAGGCGTGCGCACGCCGAGGTGTGCATTGATTGCACAGTGCCAATTGCGTTTCAATCACATTTTTTCACCAACAACATCTCGGCACGCGGTGTATGGACGCCCTGCCGTGCGTCTGGCAAGCAGGGTAATCGAACCTTCGCGACACAATGATCCGCGGCGCTGGTCTGCCTGGCGCGGGTGCCTGCTGATGTGGGCGTTGTCCGCGGCCGGTTGCGGCTCGGGCGAGTGCGTCGACCTGGACTTCGACGGCTTCGGGCGCCACTGCGGGCAACCCGACTGCGACGATCGCAACGCGGACCGCAACGTGGACTGCGAGGCCATTCCGGCCCCGGACTGTGACGCCGACCCCACGGCCACAGGCTGCCCGTGCGTCGTGCTGGCCAGCCGCGCGTGCTACCTGGGGGATCCGGGCACCGAGGGCGTGGGGCTCTGCCGGGCAGGGACGGCCGTGTGCACCAACGGGTTCTGGGGCGCGTGCCGTGGCTCCGTCGCGCCCGTGGCCGAGGTCTGCGACGGGTACGACCAGGACTGCGACGGGCGCGTGGACGACGGCGTGGGCAGCCCGTGTGGCGGGTGCGACCCGTCCTGCGTGGGGAGCGTGTGGGGCGAGGGCGACGCGCCCTTCGAGGGCGACACGACTTCGGGTACGGCGCTCACGCCCGAGGGCTGGCTGACGCTCGCACGCACACCCGTGAGCTCGGACTCGCTGTTCATCCCCAACACGGGCGACGGGACGGTGACGCGCATCGACGTGTCCTCCGCGCAGGCCGTGGCGCTCTATCCGAGCGGGGGGGCGGACCCTGCGCGCGTGGCGGTGGACTGGCGAGGCGACGCCTTCGTCCTCAACAGCGCGTTCGGTGGGGTCTCCACGCTGCGCAAGATCACCACCGACCCCGCGCGCTGCCTCGACCGGGATACGTCTGGCACCATCGAGACATCGGACGACCCCACGGTCGCCCTGGCGGACGACGAGTGCGTCCTGTTCACCGTGCCCGTGGGCGGCGCGGGCGAGGTCGGGCGGGCGCTGGCGGTCGACGGCGCGCTGACGAACTTCGAGGGAAGTCCCTCGGGCGGCGACGTGTGGGTGGGGTTGTACGAGGCAGAAGCCCTGCTCCACCTCGACGGGGAGACTGGCGCGCTGCGCGAGCGGATCGAGACGCCGGGCTTCAAGCCGTTCGACGCCACCTTCGACCCCTTCGGCACGCTCTACGCCATCTCGCTCGACGGCTATCTCCTCGCGCTGCCGCGAGCCAGGCCGAGCGAGCTCACGCTCGAGGCGGTGCCGCTGACATGCTACCTGCTGCACGCGCTCGCGTCCGACGCGGACGGGCGCCTGTTGATGTCGGGCTTCTCGTGCGACCAGGTCACGCACTTCGACCCGCTCGCGCACGTGTACCGACGCGTTGGAACGGAAGAGAGCCCACGTGGCGTCGCGCTGCTCGGTGAGCAGGCCTGGGTGGCGCACACGGATGGGCGCGCGTCCCAGCTGGGCCTCGACCCGCTGCGGGTCGCCCGCACCGTGGACTTGGGCGGGCCCATCGAGACCAACGGCGCGGCCGCAGACGGTGCGGGCCGCGTGTGGCTCGTGAGCAGCCAGGCGTCCTTCGGTGAGCCACAGGGGGTGGCCACCGCGCTCGACGGCACGACGGGGGCGTTCATCACGAGCGTGCCGCTCGGCACGCTGCCCCGCGCTCAAGGGGACCTCAGCGGAGCACGTCGCTCGGGCGTGTTCGCGCCCCTCGGCGTGGCCCAGCACGTCTTCACTGGCTGCGGCACGGCGGCCACCGAGTGGGAGCGCCTGCACGTCGGCTGGGTCGCCGGGGCCGACGCCACGCTCGAGGTCTGGCTGCGCCACGCCGCCACGGTCGAAGCCCTCCCCTCGGCGACCTTCGAGCGCGTCCTGCTGCTCCCCTCGGACCAGCTGCCGCTGGATCTCGAGTTGCCGATGGGAGGTGCGGTGGAGGTCCGCCTCGAGCTCCGCGCCAACGCGCGCGACGGCGCCGTGCGGGTAGAGCGCGTGGGCGTCGAGTGGTCCTGCGGCGGCTTCGGCTGACCCACGCACGCGCGAGCCGAGCCGGCAGGACACCACGACGTCCCGTCAGGCGGCCTTCTTGCCCTTCGGGTCCTTCTCGGCCTTGCCGCTTCCGTCACCGTCGCCGCTGCCGCCCGCCGAGGCGGACGCAGGCGCGATGCGCGCCGAGACCGCCGCGAGCAGCTTGGCGTGCAGCTCGCTCGACTCGACCAGCGAGGCGCGCGCCTTCTCGCGCCCCTGACCCAGCGACGTGCCTTCGAACGAGAAGTAGGCGCCGTTCTTCTCGACCACGCCCAGCGCCGCGGCCGTGTCCAGCAGGTCGCCCACCGCGTCGATGCCCGTGCCGTAGCGGATGTCGAACTCCACGTTGCGGAACGGCGGCGCGAGCTTGTTCTTCACCACCTTCACGCGCGTGCGGTTGCCGATGACGTCGTCCCCCGCCTTGAGCGAGCCGATGCGCCGCACATCGAGGCGCACCGACGCGTAGTACTTGAGCGCGTTGCCGCCCGTGGTGGTCTCGGGCGAGCCGAACATGACGCCGATCTTCATGCGCAGCTGGTTGATGAACACGATGGTGGTGTCGGTCGCGTGGCACACCCCCGTGATCTTGCGCAGCGCCTGGCTCATGAGGCGCGCCTGCAGGCCCACGTGGTTCTGGCCCATGTCACCCTCGATCTCGGCCTGCGGCACCAACGCCGCCACCGAGTCCACCACCAGGAGGTCCACCGCGCCGCTGCGCACCAGGGTCTCGGCGATGTTGAGCGCCTGCTCGCCGTTGTCCGGCTGGCTCACCAGCAGCGCGTCCACGTCCACGCCCAGCGCCCGCGCGTAGTTGGTGTCGAGCGCGTGCTCCGCGTCGATGAAGGCCGCGACGCCGCCCGCGCGCTGACACTCCGCGATGGCGTGCAGCGTGAGGGTGGTCTTGCCGCTGGCCTCGGGGCCGTAGATCTCCACCACGCGCCCGCGCGGGTAGCCGCCGCTGCCGAGGGCCACGTCGAGCGAGGGGCAGCCCGTGGAGATGCTGGGCACGCTCACCACGGGGCGCTCGCCCAGGCGCATGAGCGAGCCTTTGCCGAACTGCTTCTCCACGTCGCGGAGGGCCTGGTCCAGTGCTTTGAGTCGGTCTTTGAGGGTCATCTTGCTTGGTCTCCTGGTCACGCGCGCGCCGCCCTGTGCGGACACGCCGAGTCTCGTGGGGGTCGCTCACGCTGACGCGCGGCAGAGCCCTCCCCTGCGCCCGCAGATGCGAGCGCTCGTGGCCACCTACGGCGCGCGGCGGTCCAGCCGGCGGTACTGCACGGCCTCCGCCACGTGTGGGGCCTGCACCACGTCCTGCCCTTCGAGGCGCGCGATGGTGTGCGCCACGCGCAGCGCCTTCACGTAGCCGCGCGCCGAGAGCCCCAGCTTGGCCACGGCGCGGTCCAGCAGCTGCACGCCGCGCGCGTCGGTCCGGCGGTGCAGCTCGGCCAGGTCTGCGTGCGGCGCAAGAGCCCCCGCGCGCGCCACCGAGACGCGCTCGCGGATGGTGATGGAGCGCTCGCCGAGCTCGGCTTCACGCAGGTCGCGCGCCCGCACGCGGGGCACATCGACGTGCATGTCGAAGCGGTCCAGCAGCGGCCCCGAGACGCGCGCACGGTAGCGCGCCACCTGCTCCGGGGTGCACGCGCAGACGCGCTCCACGTCGCCCGCGAAGCCACACGGACACGGGTTCATGGCGGCCACCACAAGCGGGTCCGCCGGCATGCTCACCCGGCAGCGGGCGCGCGCGATGCTCACGGCCCCCGACTCCATGGTGGTGCGTAGCGTCTCGATCACGTCGCGCCGGAACTCGGGCAGCTCGTCCAGGAAGAGCACCCCACCATGCGCCAGCGTCACCTCGCCGGGCTGCACCGGGTCGCCCCCGCCGATCAGCGCCGCCGCCGAGGCCGTGTGGTGCGGCGCGCGGAAGGGGCGCCGCACGGCCGCCTGCGACGCGCCCGTGTAGGCGCCCGCCGCGCTCGCCACGGTGGCGATCTCCATGGCCTCCTCGGGGGTGGGCTCGGGCAGCAGCGTCACGAGCCTCCGGGCGAGCATGGTCTTGCCGCCCCCAGGCGGCCCCAGCAGCAGCAGGTTGTGCGTGCCGGCCGCCGCGATCTCGAGCGCGCGCCGCGCCCCGCTCTGGCCGCGCACGTCCGCCATGTCGGCCCCCTCGGGCACCTCACCCTCGGGCAGCAGCGCGCGCGACTCGGCCGTGTGCAGGCTGCGGTGGCCGTTGAGGAAGCCCACCACGTCGCCCAGGCGCTCGGCCACGAACACGTCGATGCCCGTCGCGAGCGAGGCCTCCGCGGCGTTGGCCAAGGGCACGATGGCTCGCCGCAGCCCCCGCTCGCGCGCGCCGCGCAGCTGGCTCAGCACGCCGCGCACCGGCCGGATGGCCCCCGAGAGCGCCAGCTCCCCGAGCA contains:
- the recA gene encoding recombinase RecA gives rise to the protein MTLKDRLKALDQALRDVEKQFGKGSLMRLGERPVVSVPSISTGCPSLDVALGSGGYPRGRVVEIYGPEASGKTTLTLHAIAECQRAGGVAAFIDAEHALDTNYARALGVDVDALLVSQPDNGEQALNIAETLVRSGAVDLLVVDSVAALVPQAEIEGDMGQNHVGLQARLMSQALRKITGVCHATDTTIVFINQLRMKIGVMFGSPETTTGGNALKYYASVRLDVRRIGSLKAGDDVIGNRTRVKVVKNKLAPPFRNVEFDIRYGTGIDAVGDLLDTAAALGVVEKNGAYFSFEGTSLGQGREKARASLVESSELHAKLLAAVSARIAPASASAGGSGDGDGSGKAEKDPKGKKAA
- a CDS encoding YifB family Mg chelatase-like AAA ATPase; this encodes MVAIAHAGCLIGIDAHPVQVEVQVGTGLPGFDIVGLPERGVRESRVRVKSALTAVGFKLPPRALVLNLAPGDLRKTGAGYDLAIAVAVQAACDAVDPQALRGTLLLGELALSGAIRPVRGVLSQLRGARERGLRRAIVPLANAAEASLATGIDVFVAERLGDVVGFLNGHRSLHTAESRALLPEGEVPEGADMADVRGQSGARRALEIAAAGTHNLLLLGPPGGGKTMLARRLVTLLPEPTPEEAMEIATVASAAGAYTGASQAAVRRPFRAPHHTASAAALIGGGDPVQPGEVTLAHGGVLFLDELPEFRRDVIETLRTTMESGAVSIARARCRVSMPADPLVVAAMNPCPCGFAGDVERVCACTPEQVARYRARVSGPLLDRFDMHVDVPRVRARDLREAELGERSITIRERVSVARAGALAPHADLAELHRRTDARGVQLLDRAVAKLGLSARGYVKALRVAHTIARLEGQDVVQAPHVAEAVQYRRLDRRAP